CTCGGCGGTGCGGCCCCATGTCGAGTCGTTTGAGGCGATCCGATCTCCGGATGCGGAGCGGCCTCGTCGGGTGACTGATGTCCTTGGACCCGAGCTCTGTAGGCAGTCGCCTAAGGCGCCGAGGTGTTCGAGCCGGTGGAGGGAGCTATTTGGCCTCAAGAAGCCGAATAGCTCTATTGCGGACATTGAAAAAGCGGTGCCGGCGGACCCTTCTAGGAGTCTTAGCACCAGATCTCTCCTCCATCACCATCCGAAGCCTTCCGTGGTCGAATCCTCCATCTCCACACCGCTTCTCCGCGATTCGGACACGGAAACGGTCCCCATTTTCTCCCGCCGCTCACTCTCCTCGTCGTCCTCCTCCTCAGGAGCCGACCACGACGAGTTTCCTCGGCTCTCCCTCGACTTTGAAAAGCCAGTTCGCGGCCGGATTTCTCTAGCCAGGGCCACGCCCCGAGTGCGAGTCTGCCGGACAAGGAGCGCCAGCGTAGAAAAACACCATGCGGAAAGAACTCGCCGAAGTCCGATAAGGCGTCGGGCAGAGGAGGCACATCCGTCAATGGGAGTTTCGGTGGATAGCCCGCGGATGAATGCATCTGGGAAGGTAATCTTCCAGGGGCTGGAAAGGAGCTCGAGCAGCCCAGGTAACTTTCCCGCAGCCGGCGTCCGTGGTCATCACTTCCGGGCAAAGCCCTTCAGGGCGATGGAGAGGTCGTACTCGGTCAACGTCCAAGTCGCGCCTGTGCTCAACGTTATCCCGGTTGGCTCTCTCCGAGTCTGCTCGTCCAGGTCGGGTTCCTTCTTCGGCTTCGGGCAGCTCTTCACCCCCCACAGGAAAGCGAAGGACGTCTCCGCCTCGAGGTGGAATCCTCACAGCAGAAGCCATGCCATCGACAAAACCTGAACTGAACCGAACTCAAGATAAccaaaaggaaacttttttttcTTTAAGCTAAAGAGTTGATTCTGCCTCAGTTGTTCAAATCTAGCCATGTATAACTTCAGATCTGCTGTTAATCCTTCAACTTAATCGTTCAAGTTTTGATCTTCGACCTAGTTCCGGTACGTTCTCCTCTTTGTGCAAttctttcaacattttttttactaAGGCATACTTGTTGCTACTGTTTCCATGTGACGATGTTCATTGTCCAGATTGCCGTGCGGGCACACTACATTCCATGGTATATCTTTCCCCACATTGATCCCTAACTAGAAgatattactttttttttttgttggaatAAATAGATGAGGTGCATGGATAGGCATTAAGAATTTGGAGCCAAAGTTATATTCATGCTGTAGTGGGTCTTGTTCTCAGTAGTTGGAGCACCTATAAGCAGGCTTTTCAGTGACAGACCTAACCTTGCTTCTAGGTGCAGAGATTCCCTTTTCCACTTATCTTATTTTTTCTTCACTTGGCCTCTTCCCCGGGAGAAATAGTAACAAGGAGGCAAAGTGATGCTACCATGAGCTAAGTAGTGTTCTAACGTCTTGTTATTTGAACTTGGACTGTCCCTTGGAATATTTAGAATTGCTCAGTTTTGGAGAACCGAGCTGTTGGAAACTTACACTTCCTATTCCCTATGATAGTTCTTATTCCATGTTCATCTTTTATGTCCCTTTATACCAAATACTAGGCACTTAATTCTTGTACTGTATTCGTATGCATTGAGAGGTCAAGACATTTTGAGCGGTATTTTTGGTTGAAGGTCTGAGCCACAACAGCTTTTCTAATACTTCGTGTTGAAGATGGGTGAAGTTCattcaattttgaatttctaagtcTTTTGATATAGAGAAACACTCTAAGTCTATCGGTATGATGAACGTCCTGGGCTTTTTCATGCTTCTCCATGTGGGACTGATGGTCATGAAGCTCCATCGTTTCAGAATATAGCTTCATGTTCATTTTGTCCCGAAGCTTAGTTTGGTTCATCTAGTTATGATGCCAAGTTGATGCTAAGTGGACGTcactcactacaaaaaaaatcatGCAAATAACAACGGAATCCTTGACTGAATATAAGTCAATCAGTAATTATCAACTGATTTTAATTCAGTTGGAACTTGGAAACATACCAATTGAATTTTATTCAGTTGGAGATTCCCGGCTGAATGATCATTTCAGTCGGTAATTATCGACTGAATTTAATTCAATCGACAATCTCCGACTGCAATTATTATTCAGTCGGCAAATCGGGTCCTTTGAGTTTACGGTTTTAGGGATTCACAGGTTTGTGGGTTTATAGTTTACCAACAGAATTTGAATTCCGTCGATAAATACCGACAGAATTTGACAGGTTTTGGGGATTATAATTTATCGACGGAATTCAAAgttcgtcggtaattaccgatggAATTTGAATTTCGTCGGTAAATGTGATTAGAAATTAGGGCACAcgatctccctctcctctctccgcAAACTTTTTCGGCGATCTCCTCTCCTCTCGCGTCCTCGACAATCAGCAGCCTCGTGCCCTCTCCCGTTCTCGGCGATCGGCAACCAACGACTCAAGTAtgctcctctcctcctccctcgtcTCTTCCATTTCACACGCACGTCGGCTGTCGCAGGGCCTGTTCATGTTGGCCGCAGGGGGTTGCTCGCGGCCTGCTCACGGCTGGCCGTAGGGGCTTGCACGCGGCTGGCCGCAGGGGCTTGCTCGCGGTTGGCCGCAGGGGCCTGCTCGTGGCTGGCCGAAGGGGCCTGCTCGTGGCCTATGCCGGCTACCGCAGGAATCAACCCATGGCCACGACTGACCacccactcgatggaggcgccttggacccctgttggaggcgctCTAGACCCTCGAAATcagattttcagaggctatttaaaggcccatggaattaggaattcaataacaactcaagcaatcaattctgtagtacttcctagcaactagtgagcattttaagtgtgtaaaaggcttcttcgccttcagcaaaggagttttcttattgcgcttttcttactgccctagattaacaactctcttggttgtaaccaggttaaattctgtctccttttatttctgctattacttttattatagttgctttacttttgagttgaaagatccgaggagggtatcgttttaattttttttagaagcaattcaccccctcttgtcggcctccgctgcacctacaattagtatcagagttaGACCGCCTCAGaatgactaaccgccgactgaagcacaacgatcaagacgatggtcagagcaaatattcatcctccaaagttcgacggggatttcgctacatggaagcgaaaaatggaggtattttttaaaactaaatttgatatacttttaataatgaaatatgtatATGCaacgccgaaagataaagaagaaaacacgtggagcaagaaggagcaagccgattttgtcaccaacagaaaggctgagttccacttgctcaacgttctgccacctcaggaggtaaatcggatcggaagctacgactctgcgaaagatctctgggaaaaattcctggagcttcacgaaggtaccacCGAAGTGAAGCGAGCGAGGCGCGACATTCTCCAGACCAGTTGATGAACCTctagatgaaccaaggcgagaaggtaccgcaactccaagcgaggattaaAGAACTGATCACGCAATTAAGCAAcattggagaagaagtaacgaaccgggactcgatccgatacgcgctcaacgccttcccaagaactcaaGAATggacatccttagtagatgcgtactacatctctaaggacttcgaggtaagtactctagaataattattttcaacttttgaacttcacgaatctcaaaTTGCAGAGCCCATTAGAGTAgaaaagactagtcagaacattgctttgaaggcaagagcaaacggttctgactccgaagcctcgatcaaCGAAAACGaggctgcattaatggtaagacaatttattaagttttttaaatctaacaaatttagatcgcagaagcatgagcgaaaaaggagaaagattcgttgctacaactgcaacgaagaagggcacatcaaggatgattgcccgaaattaaagagcaagcagaaagaaaaggTCAAGTACAAGACGCCAGAATCCTCCaggcacaagaacctgaaggtcacttggtcagattcgtcgtcttccgaatcagacatcgaagccTTTTCGGGGTTAGCTCTACTAGCTAACCATTAgctagaagaagagtcaagctcagatatgagcatcgatgaagggggaggaacatcagaagaggaaagctgcagtgaagggggagcctcaccgagtcaggtaagtcaggtacgcaatctaaccccgactcagtcttttcgctttatgaagtctctttctaaagacttattcaaattagaaaaagaaaatgctggattaaaattgaacctagcaaaagcatggTCGTTAGAAacgtatgatcatctaaaatcagaaaatgataaattaaaattagaaattgaaaaattgaaatctgatgcatgtttaaaaacaaataaatttccaaactcaaaattaaaaatttatggaaaattgaattggtacattagaaaccatcagggtcaacttaaaaGAGTACCTAAGAACTATGTACCCccgaaatttttgaataaccctgtaggaaggaacctctattgggttccaaaatctgtgctaaattaatttatttaaaagcttacagtaagaaaattaaactttgaatttctttatggaagctttgtcaaaggaagtggttgttgctccaataaccaagaaggcctagtgcctcgtcacaacctggaagctgaaatatcgaAATGaatatgtttaattaactttctgataaaagcattaaaattagaattaaataatgctttgaaaagtttttaaacatttccttagaaattcatttttattatctAGAAAAATGTCACTTGAAAAttttgcttagaattttttttttcaattctgaaaatcaattttttgacttagaaattattttgaaaaaaaaatccaaacaaatcattttagttagaattcttttgtcacttagaaattttatttagaattttttttacttagaaattctttttttttattttctatttttttaaaaaaaattctataaattcagtCTACTTAGACATTTTTCcatcttaaattagaaattttttctaacttaaatttttttttctgctaccccgtttttgctgtaatcaaagggggagaggaaggTACAAGTTTAAGAAGTACATGTTTAGGGGGAGAGAGttctttttaaaaacaaaaaatttaattaaaaatattttttctgatTAACTCTTACTTTAGTAGTTGCAATTTAATTTATTGCAAACTAATGCTTAATATGTTAGTttggtaattttcttttaaaattacttttctgtctattttaaccctaacttaaacttgggttgatgcacatcaaaaagggggagattattggtccccgtaggtgttttgatgtgatcaaccaagttggttaggtcctgctttgtttgatccctatgtctgagtgtgcaggagcttaggagcgcaggaagtcgagcggaagacgcagctagcgagaaggacgacacgggaagggagccgataggctcggtgcgtccgaaggacgagagagctgcggaagagtactccggtggacgagaagaatgtgcgcggcgttcgagggacgagaagccggacgaaagcttgctcgaggagaaggccggaaattgggttcgggtgagccctatttctgttggccggaatcacccaaaataacgagacttcggaagacgaagcaaagaagcaaccaagttggaaaagctgccagccaacttggaggcacctccatctggcttggaggcgcctccggcttgagggcgccttcaacccctgttgaaggcgcctcggacttaACAGATTTGAACGTTaagcttttggataaagttttatccacccactcgatggaggtgccttggactccTGTTAGAGGCAccctggaccctcgagatcagatttccagaggttatttaaaggcccctggaactaggaattcaataacaactcaagcaatcaattttgTAGtacttcctagcaactagtgagcattttaagtgtgtaaaaggcttctccgccttcagcaaaggagttttcttactgccctggattaacaatcctcttggttgtaaccaggttaaattctgtctccttttatttctgttattacttttattatagttgctttacttttgagttgaaagatccgaggagggtatcgttttaatttttttcagaaacaattcatccccctcttgccggcctccactaCACCTACAATATCAACActtgaatatcagcaactatatgaaatgttaaaggctagtaaaAGAGAAGTGTGGAAGACATTCCTTTTAGTCATTCTCAACTATTAACTACTGCaaagttattgaatatgaaagcagaacatcatttttctgaaAGATGTTACAATGACATATGTTAATTGATGTCAAAGTTGctccctgctgataacataatgactgatagcttctatgaaacaaagaaattgatcagaagtttaggtttgcctgtagaaaagattgattgttgtatagatAATTgaatgatattttggaatgaagatagcGATTTAAACgaatgcaaaatctgtactcaccttcgttttaagcatcgtactcgcataccaaggagaagaagaaaaatattacttggaaagtaatatattattttctgttaactgctagacttcaacgcttaTATGCATCTGCCACTACAGCTTGCCACATGATgtgacatcatgagcatgagcatgagcacgaaggaggtataatATGTCATCCCTATGATTCTCTTGCATgaaaacatcttgatactgtatttccctcctttgcaatggaatcatgtaatgtgagattgagactttctaCAGATGGATTTCAACTATTTGGTCAGTCGGGAtagcaatattcatcttggccagtcatattaacaccgtacaatttaTCGTCAtgaatgtgcatgaaagatgaatttatgttccttaccatACTTATTCCTagtccaaccaatcccaaagataagatagatattttcttgtAACATCTGATTATCAAGCTGAATGAATTATGAAATGTAGGATCAGtgacttatgatattgcaagtaaaattaattttacattgcatgttGCCTTATTATGAACGATCAATGATTTTTCAGCATACTCAttgttgtcgggatggagcacagctggtaaattagcatgcccacattgcatgacagagtccgatgcattttcattaccttgcaaTGGAAAGTATCT
This genomic stretch from Zingiber officinale cultivar Zhangliang chromosome 7A, Zo_v1.1, whole genome shotgun sequence harbors:
- the LOC122002462 gene encoding uncharacterized protein LOC122002462, coding for MASTCFKIAAPAKNSAFQEFAPPRSAFGWLSPRLSFSRKDADPSISADNVAVSSELALDFEFRLEDPVTMLPADELFSDGKLVPLQISAVRPHVESFEAIRSPDAERPRRVTDVLGPELCRQSPKAPRCSSRWRELFGLKKPNSSIADIEKAVPADPSRSLSTRSLLHHHPKPSVVESSISTPLLRDSDTETVPIFSRRSLSSSSSSSGADHDEFPRLSLDFEKPVRGRISLARATPRVRVCRTRSASVEKHHAERTRRSPIRRRAEEAHPSMGVSVDSPRMNASGKVIFQGLERSSSSPGNFPAAGVRGHHFRAKPFRAMERSYSVNVQVAPVLNVIPVGSLRVCSSRSGSFFGFGQLFTPHRKAKDVSASRWNPHSRSHAIDKT